The sequence GCATTCCCGCCGGGCTGTTTCTCGCCAATCACTGGAGCTGGCAGGTCTGCTTCGTCGCGATCGTCGGCCTCTCGATCGTCACGATCGCCATCATCGCCTTCGTCATGGAGCCGGTCGACGCGCATCTCCGGCTCAAGCAGGACAGAAACCCGTTCCACCATCTGATCGCGACGGTCTTCGAGCCGCGCTATACGCTGGCCTTCGCCGTCACGACGCTGCTCGCGACCGGCGGCTACATGCTGATGCCGTTCTCCAGCGCCTACACCGTGCACAATCTCGGCATCGACATGCTGCATCTGCCGACGATCTATCTCGTCTCCGGCCTGTTCAGCATCGTCACGGGGCCGCTGGTCGGCCGCGCCAGCGACGCCTTCGGCAAATATCCGACCTTCGTGTTCGGCTGTGCGATGACCGTCGTCATGGTGCTGATCTACACCCATCTCGGCCACGTCTCGCTGACGACCGCGATCACCGTGAACGTCCTGATGTTCGTCGGCATCTTCTCGCGCATGATCCCGTCGCAGGCGCTGATGTCGGCGATCCCCGACGCGAGCCAGCGCGGCTCGTTCAGCGCGGTCAGCGCCTCGCTGCAGCAGCTCTCCGGCGGCCTCGGCTCTGTCCTCGCCGGCGCCATCATCGCGCAGGCGCCTGACGGCGCGCTGCTCCATTTCGACCGGATCGGCTACGTCGTCGTCATGACGACGATCATCACGCTGGTCGCGATGTACTTTGTACAGAAGGCGGTAGCGGAGCGGGCGGGGAAGCGGGTGGTGTGAGGGACAGGACCGATCTGGCGTACCAGGGGGGCCGTCGCGGCGGCGGTACGGGTATCGCCACCCCTGCTATCTCCATCGATCGGAAGTAGCTCTTATTTTGCGTTCAAATCCCGCAAATGGTGCCCAGGAAAGGACTCGAACCTTCACGGCCGTTAAGCCACTGGCACCTGAAGCCAGCGCGTCTACCAATTCCACCACCTGGGCATGCCGTTTGGGGCACGGAGGCGGTTACTACGGTTCGGTGACGCCGTTGTCAATTCATGCTTGGCCGGTTTTGGCGATGCGGATTGCGCATCGCAAACCGGACCGGTAGAAGCCTGATAACACGCACTCTTCCCGCAGGATTGGCTCCCATGGCATCGAATCTGGAAACTCTCGTCACGGTTTTCGGCGGATCGGGGTTTTTGGGCCGGAATGTCGTCCGCGCACTGTGCCGGCGGGATTACCGGGTCCGTGTTGCGGTGCGGCGGCCGGAACTGGCCGGATACCTGCAGCCCTCCGGCCGGGTCGGGCAGGTCCACATCGTGCAGGCCAACCTGCGCTACCCGGCCTCGGTCGAGGCGGCGCTGCGTGATTCGGATGTCGTGATCAACCTCGTGGGCGTGCTGGCCGAGAGCGGCGCGCAGACCTTCGACGCCGTCCAGGCCAAGGGCGCCGAGACCGTCGCCAAGGCGGCCGCGGCTGCCGGCGCGCGCCTGGTGCATGTCTCCGCGATCGGCGCCGACGCCGAATCGCCCTCGCTCTATGCCAGGACCAAGGCGGCCGGCGAGGCGGCGGTGCTGGCCGCGGTGCCCTCGGCCACGATCTTCCGCCCCTCCGTGGTGTTCGGCCCCGAGGACCAGTTCACCAACCGCTTTGCGGCGCTGGCCCGGATGTCGCCGGTGTTGCCGCTGATCGGCGGCGAGACGAAGATGCAGCCGGTCTATGTCGGCGACGTCGCCACCGCGATCGCGGATGCCGTCGACGGCAAGGCCAAGGCCGGCGCCACCTACGAGCTCGGCGGGCCGGAAGTGCTGACCATGCGCGAGATCATCGAGGCGATCCTCGAGATCACCGCCCGCAAGCGGATGCTGGTGCCGCTGTCGTTCGGCCTCGCCCGCTTCCAGGCCAACTTCCTGCAATTCGCGCCGGGCGCGTTCAAGCTGACGCCGGACCAAGTCACGTTGCTCGAGCGCGACAATATCGTGTCCGATGCGGCGAAGGCGGCCGGGCTGACGCTGGAGGGGCTCGGCATCACGGCCGATTCGCTGGAGGCAATCGCCCCGCAATACCTCTGGCGCTTCCGCGCGGCCGGTCAGTTCCAGCGCATGAGCGTGTGAGTTTCACCTCTCCCGCTTGCGGGATCGGGTGAGGGCTTTCTCCTCTTGGGGGTTCTCGCCCGCGGAGAGGCCCCTCACCCCAACCCTCTCCCCGTAAGAACGGGGCGAGGGGGCGCACTGCCGTTGCGGCCGCCGCGCAAATCCTTCGACACTTCAAAACTTCAGCTTCTTGAACACCGCTTCCGGCAGCGTCTTGATGATCAGCATCACGAGGCGCCATTTGCCGCTGACATAGACGACGTCGGTCTTGTTCTCGACGGCGCGCAGGATCGCATCGCCGACGACCGGCGCCTCGACGGTGAGCGGGCCGATCAACTTCATGCCCTCGGTCATTTTGGTGCGGACGAAGCCGGGCTTCACCGTGACGACGTGCACGCCGCCGCGGCTGGCGCGGGCGCGCAGGCCCGAGAGGAAGCCGGAGAAGCCGGCCTTGGCGGAGCCGTAGACATAGTTGGAGGCGCGGCCGCGATCGCCGGCGACCGACGAGACGCCGACGAGCGTGCCGCTGCCGCGGCCTAAAAACTTTTCCGCGAACAGGCCGAGGATCAGCGACGGTCCCTCGTAATTGGAGCGCATGATCGTGGTGGCGTGGGCGAGATCGCTCTGCGCACTCTCCTGCGTGCCGAGCAGTCCGACGATCGAGATGACGACATCGGGCAGCGTCGGGAGACTGCCGACAAAGCCCTCGAACGCGGCGGTGTCGAGCACGTCGAACCTGTAGACACCGACCTCGACGCTGTAGCGCGTGCGCAGATCGGCGGCGTCAGGGTCCAGCGCGGCGACATCGCGGCCGGCGAGGCCGACATCGTACCCCGCCTTGGCAAAGGCGCGCGCGGCGGCGCGGCCGATATCGGAGGAGCCACCCAGCACCAGAACGGACTTGCGTGACGTCACGGCCTAGACCTCATCAAACAGGCGTTGTGAAAGTTTCGAGCGGATGTTGCCGTTGGGATCGAGCGATTTGCGGATCGCGTTGAAGCGGCGCAAGGCCGGATAGCCGGCCTCGAACGTGGTGCGCGACTGGCGCGCGTCCTTGGCGAGATAAAGCCGGCCGCCGGCAGCGACGACCAGACGGTCGATCTCGTCGAGGAAGTCCAGGATGTCGCCGTTCACGGGGAAATCCAGCGCCAGCGTGTAGCCGGGCAGCGGAAACGACATGAGGCCGTCGCCCTGGCCGAGCTTCTTCAGCACGGCGAGGAAGGAGGCATCGCCGCGACGCGCGACGCGTTCGAGGATGTCGCCGAGCACGGCGCGCGCGCCAGCTTCCGGGATCACGCATTGGTGCTGCAGGAAACCGCGCTTGCCATAGATGCGATTCCAGTCGCTGAGGCTGTCGAGCGGGAAGAAATAGGGATAGAGCGAGACCACATGGCTGCCGCCGGCGCGCCGCGCGCCCATGCGGTAGTAGAGCTCGTTGAAGGCGCGGATGCTGTAGCGGTTCAGCGTCATCGACGGCATGTCGATGGGTACGCTGAGGCCGGGATCTTTGCCGACCGGAAATGCGTCGGCACCGTCCGCAAGCTCATCCTTATTGGCGTGCTCGCCGAGATAGATCAGCGATCGGCCAAGACTTCGCCCGCGCGCGGCGCAATCGATCCACGCCACCGAATAGGTCGCGGTATCGCCCGCATCGAGCGCACGCATCGCGGCGTCGAGATCGGATGCGGAGATCACCCGCTCGCGGATCCAGCCCGTTTCGACCGGCCGCAGCCGTATCGTCGCTTCGAGAATGACACCGGTGAGGCCCATGCCGCCGACGGTCGCGAAGAAGGCATCGGAGTTCTGTTCGCGCGAGACCTCGATGGTCTCGCCCTCGCCGGTGCGCAGCAGGATGCTGTCGAGGTAGCGGCCGAAGCCGCCCTCACAATGATGGTTCTTGCCGTGCACGTCGGACGCGATGGCGCCGCCGACCGAGACGAAGCGCGTGCCGGGCACGACGAAGGGCAGGAAGCCGCGCGGGCCGAAAGTGTCGATCAGGTCCGCCAGCAGCACGCCGGCCTCGAGGCGAATGCGGCCCGTGGCCGGGTCGAACGACCTGATCCGGTCGAACCCGGTCATCCCAACGGTCCTGGCAGCGCCGATCGCGGCATCGCCATAGGCGCGGCCGTTGCCCCGCGCCACCGAGCCGGTCACATCAGCGACGGCGTCGCCCACGGCCTCGAACGAGCGCGGACGCAGCAGATCGGTATCGACGACCGGGAAGCGTCCCCAGCCGGAGACGAGGGTCATGGTTCAGCTCCTGTGCCGGGCGGGGGCCGCCCTGCGTTGGAAACTGCCTACCGGTCAAAAGCTTATTTTACGTTGAAGGCGTGAGCGAGATGCCCCGTAGCCCGGATGGAGCCAACGGGTCGCGCAAACGCGCGCCCGATGACAGGCTCCGCGAAATCCGGGAATCGTGCCCTGGGCATAGCGGTCCCGGATTACGCTTACGCTCCATCCGGGCTAGGGGGCCTCGAACTTAACGCCCCAGCGCCAGCGCAATCAGACCGAGCGTGCCGACGATGACGCGCCACCAGGCGAACACCACGAAACCGTGGCGGGTGACGTAGGTCAGGAACGTCTTCACCACGATGATCGCGGTGATGAACGACACGACGAAGCCGATCGCGACGATGCCCATGTGGTCCATCGTCATCTCGGAGCGGTTCTTGTAGAAGTCGTAGGCGAACGCGCCGATCATGGTGGGAATGGCGAGGAAGAACGAAAACTCCGCCGCCGCGCGCTTGTCGGCGCCGAGCAGCATCGCGGCGACGATGCTGGCGCCGGAGCGCGACACGCCCGGGATCATCGCGACGCACTGCGCGATGCCGATATAGAGATACATCAGCAGCGGGAACCTGGTGGCGTCGTGCTCGCGCGGCTTGAGGTCGAGCTTGTCGACCCAGAGCAGGATGGCGCCGCCGACGATCAGCGTGAAGCAGACGACCCAGGGGTTGAACAGCACGCTCTTGATGTATTTGCCGGCAACGAGGCCGACGACGACGGCGGGCAGGAACGCCACCAGCACGCCGATCACGAAACGGCGCGCATAGGCATCGCCCGTGAAGAAGCCGATCACGACGTCCCAGAGCTTCCTGAAATACAGCCCGACGATCGCGAGGATCGCACCCAGCTGGATCAGAACGGTAAACGAATCCCAGAAGGCGCCTTCACCAAGATGGAAGAAACGCTCGGCAAGCAGCAGGTGGCCGGTCGAGGACACGGGAAGGAACTCGGTCACACCCTCGATGATGCCGAGGATCACTGCCCGTATTGCATCTGACATATTTACGGTCCATTTCGGCTGGAAAAGCGGGGCTCTTCTCGCCTATTCCCCCCAATGCTGCAATCGCTAAATGCGGCATCACGCTCTTGCTTCGCGGTTTTGAAGGACTAGTGTGGCGCCGCACAAACATTGATGGATTCTTAAGCACCATCAAATAGTCAAAGGCTTCATGTTTACGCTGTTTCATCATCCGTTCTGTCCGCATTCGCGCTTCATCCGCCTGATCGCGGGCGAATACGGGCTCGACCTCAAGCTGGTCGAAGAACGCAGCTGGGAACGGCGCGAGGCATTTTTGCTGCTCAACGCGGCAGGCACCACGCCGGTGCTGGTGGACGACGAGCAGCCGCCGATCCCGGGCGCGGCGATCATCGCCGAATATGTCGACGAGGCCTATGGCGCCGGGATGGGACCGAAGCGCCTGATGCCGGAGACGGTCACCGAGCGCGTCGAGGTGCGCCGGCTGATGGCCTGGTTCAACGAAAAGTTCTTCGAGGAGGTTTCGCATCCTCTCGTCACCGAGCGCATCTACAAGCGCTTCATGAGCGAGGAGAATGGCGGCGGTCCGCCATCGGCCGACGTGATGCGCGCGGCCAAGGCAAACGTGCGCTATCATCTGGCCTATATCGGCTGGCTGGCGCAGACGCGTAACTTCCTCGCCGGCGACCGGCTGACCTACGCGGATCTCGCCGCCGCGGCGCATCTCTCGGCGATCGACTATCTGGGCGACGTGCCATGGAGCGAGGACGACGCAGCAAAGGCGTGGTACGCGCGGGTGAAATCCCGCCCGTCGTTCCGTCCGCTCTTGAGCGAGTGGCTGGCCGGCGTGCCGGCGTCGCGGACCTACGTGGACCTGGATTTCTGAGCTCCGATCCGACTGAACTGAAGGCAGCGCTCGAACGCGAGGCGCGCGCGCTCGGCTTCGACTGCGTCGGCGTCACGGCACCCGGCACGATCGAGATCGCCGGACAGTATTTTCTCGAATTCATCGCGTCGGGCGGACACGGCGACATGGACTGGCTCGCCGCGCAGCCGGAGCGGCGGGTCGATCCGCGCGGACTTTGGGCCGATGTGCGCAGCGTCATCATGCTCGGCGTCAATTACGGTCCCGACTCCGATCCACTGGCGATCCTGAAAGAGCGCACGCGGGCGGCGATATCGGTCTATGCGCAGGGCGACGACTATCACGACCTCATCAAGAAGCGGCTGAAAGCGCTGGCACGGTGGCTGGTCGCGACCGCGCCGTCGGACGTGAAAGTGTTCGTCGACACCGCGGCCGTGATGGAGAAGCCGCTTGCGCAAGCCGCGCATCTGGGCTGGCAGGGCAAGCACACCAATCTGGTCTCGCGCGAGTTCGGCTCCTGGCTGTTCCTCGGCGCGATCTACACCACGCTGGATCTGCCGCGTGACGATGCCGAGATCGATCATTGCGGCTCGTGCCGGGCGTGTCTCGACATCTGCCCGACCGCAGCATTCCCCGCGCCCTACAAGCTCGATGCGCGGCGCTGCATCTCGTATCTGACCATCGAGAACAAGGGGCCGATCCCGCACGAGTTTCGCAAAGCCATCGGCAATCGCATCTACGGCTGCGACGATTGCCTCGCGGCATGCCCCTGGAACAAGTTTGCGCAGGAGGGACGCGAGGCCAAGCTCGCGGCGCGTGACGAATTGCGCGCACCATCGCTTGCCGAACTTGCACGGCTGGATGATGCCGCGTTTCGCGCGCTGTTCACGAAGTCGCCGGTCAAGCGCATCGGCCGCGACCGCTTCCTGCGCAACGTGCTGATCGCGATCGGCAACTCGGGCGATGTGGCGCTGGCGGGGGAGGCGCGGCGATTGCTGGATGATGAGAGCACGCTGGTGCGAGGGGCTGCGGTGTGGGCGCTGGGGCAGCTGTTGCCGGAGGAAGAATTCGTTGCATCCAGGACGAGCGCCATCACGCACGAGCGCGACGAGACCGTTCGTGAGGAGTGGCGGGCCGCTTCCCAGACTTGATTTCCCCACCCGTTCCCTGAAAAGTCGCGCGCATGACAACAAACATGCCCTTCTTCACCCGCGACGGCGATACATTCCACCCGACGGAAGTCGCGAACGGTCCGTGGGACCCGAAATCGCTGCACGGGCGCGTCATCGTCGGCCTGCTCGGCTTCGCCATCGAGGAGCGTCATTCCGGCCCCGAATTCGTGCCGGCGCGGCTCACGGTCGACATGTTCCGGCTGCCGACCATCGACAAGCCGATCGAAGTGACGACGCGGCTCGTCCGCGACGGACTGCGCATCCGCGTGGTCGAAGCGGAGTTCGTTTCCGGCGGCGTCAGCATGGCGCGCGCTTCGTGCCAGCTGCTGCGCAAAACGCAGAATCCTGACGGCAATGTCTGGTCGCCGCCGAACTGGGACGTGCCGAAGCCATCGGACATTCCAAAGCCGACCGATCCCAGGCTCGGCATGCACGGCAAATGGACGACGCGCCCGATCGTCGGGCACATGGGCTCGCTCGGGCAGCGCCGGCTCTGGATGAGCGAGGTGCGCGAGCTCGTCGCGGGCGTTGCGATGACGCCGTTCGTGCATGTCGCCGTTGGTGCCGATTTCGCCAGTCCGTTTGCGAACGCCGGCGACAAGGGGCTCGGCTACATCAACAGCGACGTCACGATCTATCTGCATCGCCTGCCGGTGACGAACTGGATCGGCTTCGACGTGGTCAATCACCAGGCGACGGATGGTGTCGCAATCGGCGAGTGCTGGCTCTACGACGAACAGGGCCCGATCGGCACCGCGACGGTCGCAGCGCTGGCACAGCGCAAGCCGATGCCGAAGGTGTCGCCGCCGTAGTTGGAATCGCAGACATCAGCCGCTTGCACCGCTGCGCTCCCTCCCCCCTTGCGGGGGAGGGTGTGGGAGAGGGGTAGCCACAAGCGAGATCTGAGTTCGTGGCCACCCCTTCCTGCCCCTCCCCCGCAAGGGGGGAGGGAATGAGAGAGCGGTGCATTACGCCAGATGCCGCTGCATCTCGGGCCGCGCCTTCAGCTCAGCGCCCTGCTTGGCGACGATCTTGGCAATTCGCTCCGGCGCGAACTTCAGATCGACGAACGCCGGCGCGGTGTTGGCGACCTCGTGATAACAGGCGATCCTGCCGTCACGCAGCCTCATGATCGCCACGCCCTCGAACATCGCCCGCGCGCCGTTCGCTTCGGGCAAGGTCGAACGATAGCTGAAAGTGTAGCGCACATAGAGCGTGGTGCCGTCGGTGACGGGATCATGCATGTCCCAGCGGAAGTCGGTCGCCGTGCGATAGAACCAGTCGTCGATCATCGCGGCGATCTTCTCGCGGCCTGCGAACGCGCCGTAGAAGACGTCGTGATAGACGCCGTCCTCGGTGAACAACTCGGCGAAGGCACGGCCGTTGCGCTGTTCGACGGCGTCGCAGAAGGCGCGCAGCATGGCGGCGGTGGTGGTCATAGTGCCTCCCGGTGTTTCTTATTGTGCCCTCGCCCCTTGTGGGAGAGGGCAGCTCCGCTCTTCGACACGCATTCGCTTGGGTGAGGGGTCTGTCTCCGCGAGACCAAGCCTCGCTGGAATGCGCGGAGAGAACCCCTCATCCGGCGCTTCGCGCCACCTTCCCCCACAAGGGGGGAAGGAAGCAAGATCACCCGATCTCCGCAACCGCAGCAAGAATGCGCGCGATGTCCTGCGGGCGTGACAAGCGGTGGTCGCCGTCCTGGATGATGGTCAGCACGACATCGTCGGCCGGCAGGCGGTGCGTCAGCGCGAACGCGTGCTGCCAGGGCACGTCGGGATCCTGCGCGCCTTGCAGGATGCGGACGGGGCAGCCGAGATCGATGGCGCTGCCGAGCACGAGATGGTTGCGGCCTTCCTCGATCAGCTTGCGCGTGATCGGATAGGGCGAGCCGTCGCCATAGTCCGACGGCCGCAGCCAGAAGCCTTTGGTCTCGATCTCCTTCTTCACCGCGGGCGAGAATTTGTTCCACATCAGTTCCTCGGTGAAGTCGGGCGCCGGCGCGATCAGCACGAGCCCGGCCAGCGCCCCCTTGCCGGCGCGCTTCCTGATCTCGCGCGCGAGCAGCAGCGCCATCCAGCCGCCCATGGAGGAGCCGATCAGGATCTGCGGGCCGTCGCAGAACCGCTCGAACACGGCGACGCTATCCTCGAGCCAGCTTCCGATGGTTCCGTCGGCGAAATCGCCGCTGGATTCGCCGTGGCCGGAATAATCGAACCGGACCACCGCGCGGCCGTGATCCGCTGCCCAGGCGTCCAGCGCCACGGCCTTGCCGCCCTGCATGTCCGACTTGAAACCACCGAGCCAGACGAGGCCGGGTCCCTTTCCGGCGCGGTGGCGCACCGCGATCCGGCGCGCGGACGCGCCCTCGCCCAATTCGATGAAGTCGAGCACGGCATCGGGACTGGCATTGGTCATGGAACGTTTACTCTGGCTGTGCGGTTTGAGTTGTCGGGACGTGTTCCGTAGCGCAGCCTGATATCGGCATTGTCCCTTTGGGACGCTTGCGGAACAGAAGCAAGGTGTCTATGTCCGTCAACGTGCCGGAGGGCGTGGCCAAAATGCCTCGCATTTGAGGGTATTTCGACCGCGGCACGAGCGACTTGCTTGCCGGCAAACGCATCTTCCTTCAAAATAGCCGCTTCTTTCACAACTTTGGAGAACCACCCATTCGCCGTCCTAATAAAGCTCCGCCCGCTGCCAGCAAAGACGGGCCGCGCATCAATGATGATATCCGCAATGCGCAGATCCAGCTGATCGATCAGACCGGTGATAATAAAGGCACGGTCGAGACCGTCGTCGCCATCCGGATGGCTCAGGAAGCTGGCATGGATCTGGTCGAGATTTCGCCGAATACCAGCCCTCCCGTCTGCAAGATCATGGACTACGGGAAGTACAAGTATTCCGCTCAGAAGAAAGCCGCGGAAGCCCGCAAGCGGCAGAAGACCGTCGAGATCAAGGAGATCAAGCTCCGCCCGATGATCGACGACCACGATTACGACGTGAAGATGCGCGCGATGCAGCGGTTCTTCGAAGAGGGCGACAAGGTCAAGATCACGCTGCGCTATCGCGGCCGCGAAATGGCGCACCAGGAGATCGGCACCAAGCTGCTGGACAAGATCAAGACCGACGTCGCCGAGCTCGCCAAGGTCGAGCAGGACGCACGGTTCGAAGGTCGCCAGGTCGTCATGGTGCTGGCGCCGCGCTGACAGCAGCTCGTTAGGACTTCAAGAGTTCAACGGCCCGTCCGGATTTCCGGCGGGCCGTTTGTGTGTCAGGTCCTTGTCGCCTGCCAGGTGCCGCTGCAGTAGTCGCCGGAAATGATGCCCCTCCACGACCCGGCGCCGTACACGCCGGCGAGCCGGCCGCCGCCACTGGCATGGGAGGCGCCGACCGAGACCTGGACGGCGACAGCGCCGGAGCGCTTGACCCGGCCCGAGACCCGGCCGCCGCCGGCCGACGAGACGCGGCTGCCTGATACGGTGAAGGGAACGCTGTAGCCCGAGCTGCAATTGCCGCGGGTGGTGGCGAAGGTGACGTTCCAGATGCCGTCATAGCCGCCGGCGCGAGCGTCGGCAGTTGACGGCAGCGCGGCCGTGGCGAGCACGGCGAACAGCGCCAGATGGCGCGGACGGGCGAAACCGCCCAGCGAAGTCAGAAATTGCGGGAAATGGGCCATTTTGGACCTGCTTCAGGCGACAAGACTTGGACATGAGGATAGCAACATCCAATAGTCGGCGGGCCTGTTTCGGCGGTTCATCGTTGCCAATTGGCTTGTCCTCTGTCATAAGCCCAGCCTTCATCGCCCGGCTGATTAAGGGCTGCCGTGGCGGTGTTTCGTGCGGGTTTCGCGCTAGTTCGTAAAACCTGAGCACAATCAACGCTCTAACGAGCATTTTTGACGGCCAGCCGCCTTCGCGGGCGGATCGCTATGGCCATTAGGAGAGCCAAATGCCCAAGCTGAAGACCAAATCGGGCGCTAAAAAGCGCTTCAAGGTGACTGCCACCGGCAAAGTGATGCACGCCCAGCGCGGCAAGCGTCACGGCATGATCAAGCGGACGAAGAAGCAGATCCGTCAGCTCCGCGGCACCCGCGTGCTGTTCAAGACCGACGGCGACAACGTCAAGAAGTACTTCTTGCCGAACGCCTGATCGCGTCCACGATCACTGCCATCCCTGCCGCATTCCGTGCGGCAATCCGATAACCAAAGTCATCTCTGAAGGATTTCGTCATGTCTCGCGTCAAACGCGGTGTGACCGCCCACGCCAAGCACAAGAAAGTCTACAAGGCCGCCAAGGGTTTCTACGGCCGCCGCAAGAACACCATCCGCGCCGCCAAGCCGGCCGTGGAGAAGGCCCAGCAATACGCCTTCCGCGACCGCAAGCGTAAGAAGCGGACGTTCCGCGCGCTCTGGATCCAGCGCATCAACGCTGCCGTCCGTCCGTTCGGCCTGACCTACAGCCGATTTATCGACGGCATGGCCAAGTCCGGGATCACCGTGGACCGCAAGGTGCTGTCGGATCTCGCGATCAGCGAGCCCGCGGCGTTCCAGGCGATCGCCGAGAAGGCCAAAGCCGCCCTGGCGGCGTAATACGGCAAAGGCCGCTCTGGCTGCCGAGGCTCGCGCTAGCGGGCCTTCTGGCCCGCAGCCTTCAACGCGCGTTGCGAGTAGCGCCGGGCGACCTCCGCCCGGCAAAAAGCTGCGAACGAGAGATACATGGTGCCGGACTTGTTCCGGTACTTCTGGTCGCAGACGCGCATCTCGCGTTTGTAAGCCTGCTGCTGCGCCGTGTTGAGGCCGGGCATGAAGTCCGCCTCGCACTTCTTCTCGACGGCGGCGCCGAGTTGGACGTCGCCGCTCGCGGTCAATTGGCAATCCTGAAACACCTTCATCGCGCTTTCGCAGCTCTTTTGCTTGTTGATGGTGTCGACGACCTCATCCAGCGTCATGGATGTCTCCATGCAGACCATGGCGCGCGCAGGGGTGCCTGCGACCGACAGAACGACGGCCAGAACGGCAAGAACAACGGCAAGGCAGGGTCTCGCAAGCATCGCAAAGGTCTCCTCGTATCCCCCTTGGTGCCGGGTCCCCGCGCAGAGTTCAACCCAGCCGGCCATGCGCCCGAAATGACCGGCTTTTTGCTTGACGTTACGGCCTTCGGGCGGCGACAACCCAGCCG is a genomic window of Bradyrhizobium sp. CB1717 containing:
- a CDS encoding MFS transporter, coding for MTEQTLAAPIDDQQDRQRGFSRYQALLIALLAFTQFTIILDFIIMSPLGAILMPALNITAAQFGIAVSAYAFSAGLSGILAAGFADRFDRKRLLLFFYVGFTLGTLLCAMAQNYHVLLIGRIVTGLFGGVIGSVVLAIVTDLFALHLRGRVMGFVQTAFAASQVLGIPAGLFLANHWSWQVCFVAIVGLSIVTIAIIAFVMEPVDAHLRLKQDRNPFHHLIATVFEPRYTLAFAVTTLLATGGYMLMPFSSAYTVHNLGIDMLHLPTIYLVSGLFSIVTGPLVGRASDAFGKYPTFVFGCAMTVVMVLIYTHLGHVSLTTAITVNVLMFVGIFSRMIPSQALMSAIPDASQRGSFSAVSASLQQLSGGLGSVLAGAIIAQAPDGALLHFDRIGYVVVMTTIITLVAMYFVQKAVAERAGKRVV
- a CDS encoding complex I NDUFA9 subunit family protein; amino-acid sequence: MASNLETLVTVFGGSGFLGRNVVRALCRRDYRVRVAVRRPELAGYLQPSGRVGQVHIVQANLRYPASVEAALRDSDVVINLVGVLAESGAQTFDAVQAKGAETVAKAAAAAGARLVHVSAIGADAESPSLYARTKAAGEAAVLAAVPSATIFRPSVVFGPEDQFTNRFAALARMSPVLPLIGGETKMQPVYVGDVATAIADAVDGKAKAGATYELGGPEVLTMREIIEAILEITARKRMLVPLSFGLARFQANFLQFAPGAFKLTPDQVTLLERDNIVSDAAKAAGLTLEGLGITADSLEAIAPQYLWRFRAAGQFQRMSV
- a CDS encoding SDR family oxidoreductase, giving the protein MTSRKSVLVLGGSSDIGRAAARAFAKAGYDVGLAGRDVAALDPDAADLRTRYSVEVGVYRFDVLDTAAFEGFVGSLPTLPDVVISIVGLLGTQESAQSDLAHATTIMRSNYEGPSLILGLFAEKFLGRGSGTLVGVSSVAGDRGRASNYVYGSAKAGFSGFLSGLRARASRGGVHVVTVKPGFVRTKMTEGMKLIGPLTVEAPVVGDAILRAVENKTDVVYVSGKWRLVMLIIKTLPEAVFKKLKF
- a CDS encoding FAD-binding oxidoreductase — encoded protein: MTLVSGWGRFPVVDTDLLRPRSFEAVGDAVADVTGSVARGNGRAYGDAAIGAARTVGMTGFDRIRSFDPATGRIRLEAGVLLADLIDTFGPRGFLPFVVPGTRFVSVGGAIASDVHGKNHHCEGGFGRYLDSILLRTGEGETIEVSREQNSDAFFATVGGMGLTGVILEATIRLRPVETGWIRERVISASDLDAAMRALDAGDTATYSVAWIDCAARGRSLGRSLIYLGEHANKDELADGADAFPVGKDPGLSVPIDMPSMTLNRYSIRAFNELYYRMGARRAGGSHVVSLYPYFFPLDSLSDWNRIYGKRGFLQHQCVIPEAGARAVLGDILERVARRGDASFLAVLKKLGQGDGLMSFPLPGYTLALDFPVNGDILDFLDEIDRLVVAAGGRLYLAKDARQSRTTFEAGYPALRRFNAIRKSLDPNGNIRSKLSQRLFDEV
- a CDS encoding undecaprenyl-diphosphate phosphatase, with the translated sequence MSDAIRAVILGIIEGVTEFLPVSSTGHLLLAERFFHLGEGAFWDSFTVLIQLGAILAIVGLYFRKLWDVVIGFFTGDAYARRFVIGVLVAFLPAVVVGLVAGKYIKSVLFNPWVVCFTLIVGGAILLWVDKLDLKPREHDATRFPLLMYLYIGIAQCVAMIPGVSRSGASIVAAMLLGADKRAAAEFSFFLAIPTMIGAFAYDFYKNRSEMTMDHMGIVAIGFVVSFITAIIVVKTFLTYVTRHGFVVFAWWRVIVGTLGLIALALGR
- a CDS encoding glutathione S-transferase family protein is translated as MFTLFHHPFCPHSRFIRLIAGEYGLDLKLVEERSWERREAFLLLNAAGTTPVLVDDEQPPIPGAAIIAEYVDEAYGAGMGPKRLMPETVTERVEVRRLMAWFNEKFFEEVSHPLVTERIYKRFMSEENGGGPPSADVMRAAKANVRYHLAYIGWLAQTRNFLAGDRLTYADLAAAAHLSAIDYLGDVPWSEDDAAKAWYARVKSRPSFRPLLSEWLAGVPASRTYVDLDF
- the queG gene encoding tRNA epoxyqueuosine(34) reductase QueG, whose product is MAGRRAGVADLRGPGFLSSDPTELKAALEREARALGFDCVGVTAPGTIEIAGQYFLEFIASGGHGDMDWLAAQPERRVDPRGLWADVRSVIMLGVNYGPDSDPLAILKERTRAAISVYAQGDDYHDLIKKRLKALARWLVATAPSDVKVFVDTAAVMEKPLAQAAHLGWQGKHTNLVSREFGSWLFLGAIYTTLDLPRDDAEIDHCGSCRACLDICPTAAFPAPYKLDARRCISYLTIENKGPIPHEFRKAIGNRIYGCDDCLAACPWNKFAQEGREAKLAARDELRAPSLAELARLDDAAFRALFTKSPVKRIGRDRFLRNVLIAIGNSGDVALAGEARRLLDDESTLVRGAAVWALGQLLPEEEFVASRTSAITHERDETVREEWRAASQT
- a CDS encoding acyl-CoA thioesterase domain-containing protein; this encodes MTTNMPFFTRDGDTFHPTEVANGPWDPKSLHGRVIVGLLGFAIEERHSGPEFVPARLTVDMFRLPTIDKPIEVTTRLVRDGLRIRVVEAEFVSGGVSMARASCQLLRKTQNPDGNVWSPPNWDVPKPSDIPKPTDPRLGMHGKWTTRPIVGHMGSLGQRRLWMSEVRELVAGVAMTPFVHVAVGADFASPFANAGDKGLGYINSDVTIYLHRLPVTNWIGFDVVNHQATDGVAIGECWLYDEQGPIGTATVAALAQRKPMPKVSPP
- a CDS encoding nuclear transport factor 2 family protein; its protein translation is MTTTAAMLRAFCDAVEQRNGRAFAELFTEDGVYHDVFYGAFAGREKIAAMIDDWFYRTATDFRWDMHDPVTDGTTLYVRYTFSYRSTLPEANGARAMFEGVAIMRLRDGRIACYHEVANTAPAFVDLKFAPERIAKIVAKQGAELKARPEMQRHLA